A genomic window from Camelina sativa cultivar DH55 chromosome 2, Cs, whole genome shotgun sequence includes:
- the LOC104719299 gene encoding methyl-CpG-binding domain-containing protein 1-like, which yields MDDEQGRPNQSTTTKTRSGTREGLIDTFAVQCGWCFKWRKIYTREVFEEIRMRVKEEEFVCNTIEGVSCLDDAELEYDSTRIWVVDKPGVAKTPTGFEREIVLRKDNSRVDVFYVTPTGKKMRTLNELAAFIDANPDFNRLKSLLSQPQK from the exons ATGGACGACGAGCAGGGGAGACCCAATCAATCAACCACTACCAAG ACAAGATCTGGTACTCGTGAGGGGTTGATAGATACGTTTGCTGTACAGTGTGGATGGTGCTtcaaatggagaaaaatatatactcgGGAAGTTTTTGAGGAGATTAGAAtgagagtaaaagaagaagagtttgtgtGCAATACGATTGAAGGTGTGTCATGTCTTGATGATGCAGAGCTAGAATATGACTCCACTAGAATATGGGTCGTGGACAAGCCTGGCGTGGCAAAGACACCAACAGGGTTCGAAAGGGAGATAGTTTTGAGGAAGGACAACTCGAGAGTGGATGTGTTCTACGTCACTCCAACAGGGAAGAAGATGAGGACTCTCAATGAACTTGCAGCCTTCATCGATGCAAATCCAGATTTCAACCGCTTGAAGAGTTTACTTTCACAGCCCCAAAAATAA